From one Lycium ferocissimum isolate CSIRO_LF1 unplaced genomic scaffold, AGI_CSIRO_Lferr_CH_V1 ctg4698, whole genome shotgun sequence genomic stretch:
- the LOC132044517 gene encoding uncharacterized protein LOC132044517: MFWSTPPATGEAAGFGHLLIPRATRSANRTNNSGVRDNLVNIFPAPSVEPRRTRSAVITVLEDCSFLSRPVGVASYLRPLVSDSDRRKMTGVTWQCLINEGMHAGNRSVVLVNEAFIRAQHEIDDLRGQLDAQGRETEKYQHLLLEKEEELNRAIVLANLRPELDAVKDENCRLKSELAAMTDYHRSLEADKIGLSQDKAQFSSRLDELETTVSRLRGELDLVKANATGLAERNRQLESEATLFNERRRVFEEKAEERSRICEGIRAELEEAVIANDGLKAELEAANHRISVLEENRADLEAKLAKAEADLEETWRSVEAAEAHTAIVAEYEKWKSRQVTLEQAEHGLADLPALILQAKGMEEEANRALESESDDSERTESEHSSSSSHAG; encoded by the exons ATGTTCTGGAGCACTCCCCCCGCCACCGGCGAAGCTGCGGGCTTTGGTCATCTTCTTATTCCTCGGGCCACGAGGTCGGCCAACAGGACCAACAACTCCGGTGTCAGGGATAACTTGGTGAATATCTTCCCTGCCCCGAGTGTGGAACCAAGGAGAACCAGATCAGCCGTAATCACCGTCCTCGAGGACTGCAGCTTCTTATCACGTCCGGTGGGTGTAGCCAGCTATTTGCGGCCCCTTGTCTCCGACTCGGATAGGCGCAAAATGACCGGGGTCACTTGGCAGTGCCTCATTAATGAGGGTATGCATGCGGGCAACCGG AGTGTGGTGCTGGTTAATGAAGCTTTCATCCGTGCCCAACATGAGATAGATGATCTTCGAGGCCAACTGGATGCCCAAGGCCGAGAAACGGAGAAATACCAGCATCTTCTTCTGGAGAAGGAGGAAGAGTTGAATCGGGCGATCGTGCTGGCCAACCTTCGTCCTGAGCTCGATGCGGTTAAGGACGAAAACTGTCGTTTGAAGAGTGAACTGGCTGCTATGACCGACTATCACCGGAGCCTTGAGGCTGACAAGATCGGCCTTAGTCAGGATAAAGCCCAGTTTTCCTCGAGGCTAGATGAGCTCGAGACCACGGTTTCCCGACTCCGGGGGGAGCTAGATTTGGTGAAGGCGAATGCAACGGGTTTGGCCGAGAGGAACCGGCAGCTCGAGTCCGAGGCCACTTTGTTCAACGAGCGCAGGAGGGTGTTCGAGGAGAAAGCCGAGGAGCGGTCTCGGATATGTGAAGGCATAAGAGCCGAGCTCGAGGAGGCGGTTATTGCCAACGACGGCCTTAAGGCCGAGCTGGAGGCAGCCAATCATAGGATAAGTGTCCTTGAGGAGAACCGGGCTGATCTGGAAGCAAAACTGGCCAAGGCTGAGGCCGACTTGGAAGAAACCTGGAGAAGTGTGGAAGCGGCCGAGGCCCATACTGCTATTGTTGCCGAGTACGAGAAGTGGAAGTCTCGGCAGGTCACCCTCGAGCAAGCTGAGCACGGTCTTGCGGATCTTCCGGCCCTGATACTCCAAGCCAAAGGAATGGAGGAGGAGGCCAACCGCGCTCTCGAGTCGGAGTCAGATGACTCCGAGCGGACCGAGTCCGAACATTCATCCTCCTCTAGCCATGCTGGATAG